A single Limanda limanda chromosome 19, fLimLim1.1, whole genome shotgun sequence DNA region contains:
- the LOC133025736 gene encoding tissue alpha-L-fucosidase-like, with the protein MLLLLLCTAALASHTAARYTADWTSLDARPLPAWYDQAKVGIFVHWGVFSVPSFGSEWFWWHWQGQQPPDPKSVSFMQSNYPPGFSYAEFAPQFHAQFFDPGAWADIFKASGAKYVVLTAKHHEGFTNWASPYSWNWNSVDTGPHRDLVGDLADAVRNRSLHYGLYNSLYEWFNPLYLADKKNGFKTQTFVMQKLLPELYNMVVRYKPELIWSDGDWEAPDTYWNSTQFLAWLYNDSPVKDTIVTNDRWGAGCACKHGGYFNCEDKYTPGQLPKHKWEKCTSVDKLSWGYRRNMRMIDLMDLPSIIKDLVRTVALGGNYLLNVGPTSDGMIPPVFEERLRGVGAWLDVNGEAIYASKPWRVQTENSTDQQPIWYTSKGTTVYAIMVTKPSESIIKLLVPKTSATTKVTYLGNPKALPWSPVGPSSGLIVLLPQLPYSPGEAWVLKLENVH; encoded by the exons ATgttgctcctgctcctctgcaccGCGGCCCTCGCGTCTCACACCGCTGCTCGCTACACCGCGGACTGGACGAGCCTGGACGCCCGGCCGCTGCCTGCGTGGTACGACCAGGCCAAAGTGGGAATCTTCGTCCACTGGGGGGTCTTCTCCGTGCCCAGCTTTGGCAGCGAGTGGTTCTGGTGGCACTGGCAGGGCCAGCAGCCCCCGGACCCTAAGTCTGTGAGCTTCATGCAGAGCAACTACCCGCCCGGCTTCAGCTACGCGGAGTTCGCTCCTCAGTTCCACGCTCAGTTCTTCGACCCGGGGGCGTGGGCGGACATCTTCAAGGCCTCCGGTGCAAA GTACGTCGTCCTGACGGCCAAACATCACGAGGGATTCACTAACTGGGCGTCTCCTTATTCCTGGAACTGGAACTCCGTGGACACGGGTCCTCACAGAGACCTCGTGGGCGACCTGGCAGACGCAGTGCGCAACAG GTCTTTGCACTATGGACTCTACAACTCCCTGTACGAGTGGTTCAACCCGCTCTACCTGGCTGACAAGAAGAATGGATTTAAAACACAGACGTTTGTGATGCAAAAGCTTCTTCCAGAGCTTTATAACATGGTCGTAAG GTACAAACCTGAGCTGATCTGGTCCGATGGGGACTGGGAAGCACCTGACACCTATTGGAACTCCACCCAGTTCCTGGCCTGGCTCTATAATGACAGCCCGGTGAAA GACACAATCGTGACCAACGACAGGTGGGGAGCTGGCTGCGCCTGTAAACATGGCGGCTACTTTAACTGTGAGGACAAGTACACTCCGGGCCAGCTGCCCAAGCACAAGTGGGAGAAGTGCACGTCTGTGGACAAGTTATCGTGGGGTTACAGGCGGAACATGAGGATGATTGACCTGATGGACTTACCCTCCATCATAAAG gATCTGGTTCGTACCGTGGCTCTGGGAGGTAACTACCTTCTGAATGTGGGCCCCACATCTGACGGGATGATCCCTCCTGTGTTTGAGGAGAGGCTCAGGGGTGTAGGGGCCTGGCTGGATGTCAACGGGGAGGCCATCTATGCCTCTAAACCCTGGAGGGTCCAGACCGAAAACAGCACTGACCAACAGCCAATCTG GTATACATCTAAAGGGACCACCGTCTATGCCATCATGGTAACCAAACCCTCAGAGTCCATTATCAAACTGTTGGTACCCAAAACATCAGCAACCACAAAG GTGACCTATTTGGGGAATCCAAAGGCTTTACCCTGGTCCCCAGTTGGTCCCAGCTCTGGCCTTATCGTCCTGCTGCCCCAGCTGCCCTACAGCCCCGGTGAGGCGTGGGTCCTGaaactggaaaatgtccattgA
- the zbtb8b gene encoding zinc finger and BTB domain-containing protein 8B: MEVPCYLPKLLFELNEQRKRDFFCDCSILVEGRVFKAHRNVLFAGSGYFRALLVHYLQDNGKRNSTASLDIVTADAFSIILDFLYSGRLALSRRNVIEVMSAASYLQMTELVNFCKGYIRSSLEICNKDKERDTEKEAQAQDGAMGPADSGTPTTVISSGAGAAEPHSQVAERGASLGPESLTLARTFLSNPVATPPGTSRDMDSDYHSREEFASGSEEQKGHMDQTKLTSSSSTAMTPELVNPKLEYDPDEELMESPDTKDFSAYPGPSFHNPHHSRLHPPSPNERFSLGYSSSYNTRQLIDMLARGEGPSPLGDRVGQRFSQALSNSPGGGRMDESLGFVGTSIMEMQSDWLGEDAGDGLVVPVKLHKCPFCPYTAKQKGIMKRHIRCHTGERPFPCPMCCKRFTRQEHLRSHSLSVHRHYWPVSCKSCRQTFTGSSVSPGLRRFGICDSCNCVTTTHDDSDPVPAASQPEPMERADGDTDWSSFMDDVDEVEVGRVEDLVEKQMLERQLAVCSDVGHTVNLLPAVRSQENHVDS, from the exons ATGGAGGTGCCCTGCTACCTGCCCAAACTGCTGTTTGAGCTCAATGAGCAGCGGAAGCGAGACTTTTTCTGTGACTGCAGCATCCTTGTCGAGGGCCGTGTCTTCAAGGCCCATCGCAATGTGTTGTTTGCTGGTAGCGGCTATTTCCGAGCTCTCCTGGTTCACTATCTGCAG GATAATGGTAAACGCAACAGCACAGCATCACTGGACATTGTAACGGCTGATGCTTTCTCAATTATCCTGGACTTCCTCTACTCTGGCCGCTTGGCCTTAAGCAGACGCAATGTCATTGAGGTGATGTCAGCTGCCAGTTACCTGCAGATGACTGAACTGGTGAACTTCTGTAAAGGATACATCCGCTCCTCTTTGGAAATATGCAACAAAGACAAGGAGAGGGACACTGAGAAGGAGGCGCAGGCACAAGATGGAGCGATGGGTCCCGCAGACAGCGGCACTCCAACCACTGTGATTTCCAGTGGTGCAGGGGCTGCAGAGCCTCATTCACAGGTTGCAGAGAGAGGGGCAAGTTTAGGTCCAGAGTCTTTGACCTTGGCTAGAACTTTCTTGTCGAACCCTGTTGCCACACCTCCAGGCACCAGCAGGGACATGGACAGCGATTACCATTCCAGGGAGGAGTTTGCATCCGGGAGTGAAGAACAGAAAGGACACATGGATCAGACAAAACTTACATCTTCCTCATCCACTGCTATGACCCCAGAGTTAGTGAACCCTAAGTTAGAATACGACCCTGATGAGGAGCTAATGGAGTCCCCTGACACCAAAGACTTTTCAGCGTACCCTGGGCCTTCTTTCCATAATCCTCATCATAGCAGGCTACATCCCCCAAGTCCCAACGAGCGCTTCTCCCTGGGATACAGCTCTTCTTATAATACCAGGCAGCTGATTGACATGCTGGCCAGAGGTGAGGGCCCCAGTCCTCTGGGGGACCGAGTGGGGCAGCGCTTTTCCCAAGCACTTAGTAACAGCCCAGGAGGTGGCCGAATGGATGAAAGTTTAGGTTTCGTGGGAACGTCTATCATGGAGATGCAGTCTGACTGGCTTGGAGAGGATGCAG GCGATGGCTTGGTAGTGCCAGTGAAGCTCCACAAGTGCCCATTCTGCCCATATACTGCCAAACAGAAGGGcatcatgaaaagacacatccGTTGTCACACAGGAGAGAGACCCTTCCCCTGTCCCATGTGTTGCAAGAGGTTCACAAGACAGGAGCATCTCCGCAGCCATTCGCTCAGT GTCCACAGGCACTACTGGCCCGTGTCTTGTAAGAGCTGCAGACAAACCTTCACCGGATCCAGTGTGTCGCCGGGACTCAGACGCTTCGGCATCTGCGACAGCTGCAATTGCGTGACAACCACTCATGATGATTCCGACCCTGTGCCTGCTGCCAGCCAACCAGAGCCCATGGAGCGCGCAGATGGCGATACAGATTGGTCCAGTTTTATGGACGACGTGGACGAGGTGGAGGTTGGCAGAGTGGAGGACTTGGTGGAGAAACAGATGCTTGAACGGCAGCTTGCCGTCTGCAGTGATGTCGGTCACACTGTGAATCTGTTGCCCGCTGTGCGCAGTCAAGAAAACCATGTTGACTCTTAA
- the LOC133025831 gene encoding tissue alpha-L-fucosidase-like, protein MLPPLRPTCIILILISVLWIGPGGAGRYEPNWKSLDARPLPGWYDEGKIGIFVHWGVFSVPGYGQFSEWLWYWWRHDKRADVVEFMKRNYPPDFKYAHFADKFHAEFFDPNAWADIFKASGARYIVFTSKHHEGFTNWPSETSWNWNSMDVGPHRDLVGELAAAVKKRSLRLGLYHSMYEWYNPLWLSDKASGFKTQNFVAMKTLPELRYLVETYRPDLIWSDGDWEAPDTYWNSTQFLAWLYNDSPVKDEVVTNDRWGAGCYCKHGGYYNCADRYSPSKLPDHKWEKCQSIDTRSWGYRRDMKFTELMDLPSIIKDMVAVVAMGGNYLLNIGPMADGMIAPVFEERLRGLGAWLQINGDAIYASTFWRNQTENNTVEVWYTTKNSTVYAILLGWPSNQLFHLTTPKTSASTTVTLLDYPDMELKWKQVTATEGLMILMPLMPPSHGNAWTLKLEGVA, encoded by the exons ATGTTGCCTCCACTGCGTCCTACCTGCATTATTCTCATCCTTATTAGTGTGTTGTGGATCGGACCTGGAGGCGCAGGGCGCTACGAGCCGAACTGGAAGAGTCTGGATGCCAGACCCCTGCCCGGGTGGTACGACGAGGGCAAGATCGGGATCTTCGTGCACTGGGGGGTCTTCTCGGTCCCCGGCTACGGCCAGTTCAGCGAGTGGCTCTGGTACTGGTGGAGGCATGACAAGCGCGCAGATGTGGTGGAGTTCATGAAGAGAAACTACCCACCGGACTTCAAATACGCGCATTTTGCGGACAAGTTCCACGCGGAGTTCTTCGATCCGAACGCGTGGGCAGATATATTCAAAGCATCCGGAGCCAG GTATATTGTCTTCACATCCAAACACCATGAGGGATTCACGAACTGGCCTTCAGAAACCTCCTGGAACTGGAACTCGATGGACGTCGGTCCTCACAGGGACCTGGTGGGAGaactggctgctgctgtcaaGAAGAG ATCCCTGCGCTTGGGTCTCTACCATTCCATGTACGAGTGGTATAATCCCCTTTGGTTGTCGGATAAAGCCTCCGGATTCAAGACTCAAAATTTTGTGGCCATGAAGACTCTCCCGGAGCTCAGGTACCTTGTGGAGACATACAGACCAGATCTGATCTGGTCAGATGGGGACTGGGAGGCACCAGATACCTACTGGAACTCCACACAGTTTCTAGCCTGGCTCTATAATGACAGCCCAGTCAAG GATGAGGTGGTTACCAATGACCGGTGGGGTGCTGGCTGCTACTGCAAACATGGAGGCTACTACAACTGTGCTGACAGGTACAGCCCAAGTAAACTCCCAGACCACAAGTGGGAGAAATGTCAGTCCATCGACACCCGTTCCTGGGGATATAGAAGAGACATGAAGTTCACAGAACTCATGGACCTGCCCTCCATCATAAAG GACATGGTGGCGGTGGTAGCAATGGGAGGCAACTACCTATTGAACATTGGGCCCATGGCAGATGGAATGATCGCCCCAGTATTCGAGGAGCGGCTGAGGGGACTCGGTGCCTGGTTGCAGATAAACGGGGATGCCATCTATGCTTCCACTTTCTGGAGGAACCAGACGGAGAACAACACGGTCGAAGTTTG GTACACTACCAAAAACAGCACAGTTTATGCCATACTGCTGGGTTGGCCCTCCAACCAACTATTTCACCTAACAACGCCTAAGACATCTGCATCAACCACC GTGACACTCCTGGACTATCCCGACATGGAACTGAAGTGGAAGCAAGTGACGGCAACAGAGGGACTGATGATTCTCATGCCTCTGATGCCACCGTCTCATGGAAATGCCTGGACTCTGAAGCTGGAGGGTGTAGCCTGA
- the LOC133026248 gene encoding uncharacterized protein LOC133026248 — MGKSRDLSEFERGMIVGARSAGCSISETVKRLGFSKTAVSRVYREWCEKRKTSSHRGSCGRKRLVDESGEKRMERVVEANIQATSEQIQTLYNSSAPEKPISLATTRRTLKRLGYSRKTERRDSLIAAGLEALAVYASCPQLETDTNLVCRVQGDTDSKTQSSTGVVFRDQGDTDSKTQSSTGVLFRVQGDPDSKTQSSTGGVFRVQGDPDSKTQSSTGGVFRDQGNPDSKTQSSTGVVFSDQGDPDSKTQSSPGVMFRDQGDPAPKTQTSTDVVFSDQGDSDPKTQFSTSVVFEDQGDLAPKSQSSTDVVFKDHDVVCNDENDPE; from the coding sequence ATGGGGAAGTCTCGGGATTTAAGTGAGTTCGAGCGGGGCATGATCGTGGGGGCCCGCAGCGCCGGCTGCAGCATCTCGGAGACCGTGAAGCGGCTCGGCTTCTCCAAGACCGCCGTGTCCCGGGTCTACCGGGAGTGGTGCGAGAAGCGGAAGACCTCCAGCCACCGGGGGTCCTGCGGGAGGAAACGCCTCGTCGACGAGAGCGGCgagaagaggatggagagggTGGTAGAGGCGAACATCCAGGCGACGAGCGAGCAGATCCAGACCCTGTACAACAGCAGCGCCCCGGAGAAGCCCATCTCGCTTGCCACCACCCGCCGGACCCTCAAGAGGCTCGGGTACAGCCGCAAGACCGAGCGGCGGGACTCGCTCATCGCGGCAGGGCTGGAGGCTCTAGCCGTGTACGCGTCCTGTCCACAGCTGGAGACCGACACGAACTTGGTCTGCAGGGTCCAAGGGGACACGGACTCAAAGACCCAGTCCTCCACAGGTGTTGTGTTCAGGGACCAGGGGGACACGGACTCAAAGACCCAGTCCTCTACAGGTGTTTTGTTCAGGGTCCAGGGTGACCCGGACTCAAAGACCCAGTCCTCCACAGGTGGTGTGTTCAGGGTCCAGGGGGACCCGGATTCAAAGACCCAGTCCTCCACAGGTGGTGTTTTCAGGGACCAGGGTAACCCGGACTCAAAGACCCAGTCCTCTACAGGTGTTGTGTTCAGTGACCAGGGTGACCCGGACTCAAAGACCCAATCCTCCCCAGGTGTTATGTTCAGGGACCAGGGTGACCCGGCCCCAAAGACCCAGACCTCCACTGATGTTGTGTTCAGTGACCAGGGTGACTCGGACCCAAAGACCCAGTTCTCCACTAGTGTTGTGTTCGAGGACCAGGGTGACCTGGCCCCAAAGTCCCAGTCCTCCACGGATGTTGTGTTCAAGGACCATGATGTTGTGTGCAATGATGAGAATGACCCAGAATGA